The following are from one region of the Fibrobacter sp. UWEL genome:
- a CDS encoding YgcG family protein: MKKLLAVLFALVAFVHAEISVDAIPSKPATSYVYDENRFLTAQEIQKFDELSDTLYSKAGVALACVIVNDIGDASYREYAAKLADKWNIGGKSDEGVLIFVAFKQQKRSVEVGYKAEDYLPVIKVEKLQQKTIVKSFRTQNYSEGILEFAYDISKLISKEKGFSLDLDESNFKKNEGNAASMILFFLFVFFVVIGLKASGRKKGWIESLVSGLFHRKPKEVKETAPLTTLGGFGGNFGGARGSGLGGGFGGGFGGSSFGSGSSFGSNSFGSKKW; the protein is encoded by the coding sequence ATGAAGAAACTACTTGCAGTCTTATTCGCCCTAGTCGCATTCGTCCATGCAGAAATTTCTGTGGATGCCATCCCTTCCAAACCTGCGACTAGCTACGTTTACGACGAGAACAGGTTTCTAACCGCACAGGAAATTCAGAAATTTGACGAGTTATCCGACACGCTCTATAGTAAAGCAGGGGTTGCACTAGCCTGCGTCATTGTCAACGACATCGGAGACGCCTCCTATCGCGAATACGCAGCCAAGCTTGCAGACAAGTGGAACATCGGCGGCAAGTCCGATGAGGGCGTCCTTATTTTCGTAGCCTTCAAGCAGCAAAAACGTAGCGTTGAAGTCGGCTATAAGGCAGAAGACTACTTACCCGTCATCAAGGTGGAAAAGCTCCAGCAGAAAACCATCGTAAAGTCTTTTAGAACGCAAAACTACAGCGAAGGCATTCTTGAATTCGCCTACGACATATCCAAACTGATTTCCAAGGAAAAAGGATTTTCACTGGATCTAGACGAAAGTAACTTCAAGAAGAACGAAGGAAATGCAGCAAGCATGATTCTTTTCTTCCTCTTTGTATTCTTCGTCGTGATAGGTCTCAAGGCCAGCGGCAGAAAGAAGGGATGGATAGAATCTCTTGTGAGCGGTCTTTTCCATCGCAAGCCTAAGGAAGTCAAAGAAACAGCACCCCTTACCACCCTGGGCGGATTCGGAGGAAACTTCGGCGGCGCCCGTGGTTCTGGACTAGGTGGCGGCTTTGGCGGTGGTTTCGGCGGAAGCAGTTTTGGTAGCGGAAGCAGCTTTGGAAGCAACAGCTTCGGCAGTAAAAAATGGTAA
- a CDS encoding DUF3300 domain-containing protein: protein MMKNVLKAFFPKMMGVLLVCLVILPTSANAARNFSSSELDTLVSTIALYPDPLLVHVLTASTYGEQIPGANNWAQAHKDMKGEQLAQEMEKANLPYDPSVQALIPFPTVLGIMAKYRTWSDQLGDAVSAQKDEVMDAVQRLRTKAYDYGQLKTNDQVKVEKGTTIVIEPVRTEYVYVPVYDPRVVFYVYADAYPSIRYHHHAWLGSWFGEWGWGSCWFEWDYHNIFVRDYRWYHHRPIPRHPRRYNPPPRRMEPVRSVHPSAPARRDEGGISARIRDSRKEDRRLEDHRLNDRRIDDRRFVDRRNDDRRFEDRRFEDRSTEDRRYESNRTDDRRWENRHDDQNSRRQEKPATFTRQSSRDDNGPFTSTNTSTPPSRKNPASGGNGGFTRVKR, encoded by the coding sequence ATGATGAAAAATGTTCTCAAAGCTTTTTTCCCTAAAATGATGGGTGTCTTGCTGGTTTGCTTGGTGATTTTACCAACGTCAGCAAATGCCGCCCGTAATTTTTCTTCCAGCGAATTGGATACGCTAGTATCTACAATTGCGTTGTATCCGGATCCGCTTCTGGTGCATGTACTTACCGCATCTACATACGGAGAACAAATCCCGGGAGCAAATAACTGGGCTCAGGCTCATAAGGATATGAAGGGCGAACAGCTTGCTCAGGAAATGGAAAAGGCAAATTTGCCTTATGATCCTAGCGTTCAGGCTTTGATTCCGTTCCCGACAGTTCTTGGAATCATGGCAAAATACAGAACTTGGTCCGACCAGCTGGGTGATGCTGTTTCCGCTCAGAAAGACGAAGTGATGGATGCCGTCCAGCGCTTGCGTACAAAGGCTTATGATTATGGTCAGCTAAAGACTAACGATCAAGTCAAGGTGGAAAAGGGTACAACCATAGTCATTGAGCCGGTTCGTACGGAATATGTCTATGTGCCGGTGTATGATCCTAGGGTGGTATTCTATGTGTATGCGGACGCTTATCCTTCCATCCGTTACCATCACCACGCTTGGCTTGGATCTTGGTTTGGAGAATGGGGTTGGGGTTCTTGCTGGTTTGAATGGGATTATCACAATATCTTCGTGAGAGATTATCGCTGGTATCACCATAGACCTATTCCTCGTCATCCTCGTCGATATAATCCGCCTCCTCGCCGTATGGAACCGGTTCGCAGTGTACATCCCTCTGCACCGGCTCGCCGAGATGAAGGCGGCATCAGTGCCAGGATTCGTGATAGTCGTAAAGAAGATCGTCGTCTGGAAGATCACCGCTTGAATGACCGAAGGATTGATGACCGTCGATTTGTCGACCGCCGCAATGATGATCGAAGGTTTGAGGACCGTAGATTTGAAGATCGCAGTACCGAAGACCGTCGATATGAAAGTAACCGAACTGATGATCGCCGCTGGGAAAATCGTCACGACGATCAGAACAGTCGCCGCCAGGAAAAGCCGGCAACCTTTACTCGACAGTCCTCTAGGGACGATAACGGCCCCTTTACTTCTACAAACACCTCTACGCCTCCTTCCAGAAAGAATCCTGCAAGTGGCGGCAATGGTGGCTTTACTCGCGTGAAACGCTAA
- a CDS encoding CotH kinase family protein: protein MNKDFSKPKNLVSAILLGALGIGAQNLNSKSIDLPIILVDTKQQCLDMNVKEKIPATMRVLDGKTNSLADSAKGTLYDIGIKVRGQSSATFPKPGYSVEVRDEAGEGMDVKMLGLPPADDWVFHGPYVDKTMMRNSLAHWLFRQAGRYSPRTMHFDLYINDVYRGVYVLIEKIKRGKYRVDVAKLKEDETTGDDVTGGYIWAFDKTGTNSGGGGNGNIADEGFNTSDGLNVILHYPKKDKIAKEQEDYLKNYLNELEALFKNGKNGTGYEKYVNVESAIDYVLHQEVTNNADSYWCSFFLHKDKDSKDGKVTLGPPWDFNLAMSNGSSPEGQTNNNNGGWGGGFGFGGGGGMGSSGTTGWQIENSQKSGGGMGSSLKAPNWLIQMWKDNNYQSELKKRWAELRSGVWHTKTMDVYLDSMKVYLKNAADRNFERWPNLGKASGTYDSDPQPMKYCNKSNSGFGFTMGGYNATTWDGEVEHLRKKMKERMAWMDEQLGFTEPANPIVTEPVIHIPNVEEKKDSSVIAPPTELVDYTRLSPTNYFVENGSYLEIQTDMGGTFAIIDLNGSVLYKTKIKAGRTSMKVPAKAMNKHWIATLNGKMLSR from the coding sequence ATGAATAAAGATTTTTCCAAGCCGAAAAACCTAGTTTCGGCGATTTTATTGGGTGCTCTCGGGATTGGGGCTCAGAACCTCAACTCAAAAAGCATAGACTTACCCATCATCCTTGTGGACACAAAGCAACAGTGTCTAGACATGAATGTCAAGGAAAAAATTCCTGCCACTATGAGAGTGCTAGACGGAAAGACCAACTCCTTAGCGGATAGTGCCAAGGGAACTCTCTACGACATTGGAATTAAAGTCAGAGGTCAGTCCTCCGCCACCTTCCCCAAGCCGGGCTATAGCGTGGAAGTACGCGACGAAGCAGGAGAAGGCATGGACGTGAAGATGCTGGGCCTCCCCCCTGCAGACGACTGGGTATTCCATGGTCCGTATGTGGACAAGACCATGATGAGAAATTCCCTAGCCCATTGGCTCTTTAGGCAAGCGGGCAGATACAGTCCCCGCACCATGCACTTTGATTTATACATCAATGACGTATACCGCGGCGTATATGTGCTCATCGAAAAAATCAAGCGAGGCAAGTACCGTGTAGATGTGGCTAAGCTCAAAGAAGACGAGACTACTGGCGACGACGTTACCGGAGGCTACATCTGGGCATTTGACAAGACTGGAACAAACTCTGGCGGCGGCGGCAACGGCAATATCGCAGACGAAGGCTTCAACACCTCCGATGGTTTAAATGTCATTCTTCACTATCCTAAAAAAGACAAGATTGCCAAGGAACAGGAAGACTACCTTAAGAACTATCTGAACGAACTTGAAGCCCTGTTCAAGAACGGAAAGAACGGAACCGGTTACGAAAAATATGTGAATGTAGAATCTGCAATCGACTACGTCCTCCATCAGGAAGTAACCAACAACGCAGACTCTTACTGGTGCAGCTTCTTCCTGCACAAGGATAAAGACAGCAAGGATGGTAAGGTAACCTTAGGTCCTCCCTGGGACTTCAATCTTGCTATGAGCAACGGTTCGTCCCCCGAAGGTCAGACCAACAATAACAACGGCGGCTGGGGCGGCGGTTTCGGCTTTGGCGGCGGTGGCGGAATGGGTAGCTCAGGAACCACTGGCTGGCAAATTGAAAATTCACAAAAGAGTGGCGGTGGCATGGGAAGTTCCCTGAAGGCCCCCAACTGGCTCATCCAGATGTGGAAAGACAACAACTACCAAAGCGAGCTGAAAAAGCGCTGGGCCGAACTGCGCAGTGGCGTGTGGCATACCAAGACCATGGATGTTTATTTGGACTCCATGAAGGTATATCTGAAGAATGCGGCCGACAGAAACTTTGAACGTTGGCCCAACTTGGGCAAAGCTAGCGGAACGTACGATAGCGATCCGCAGCCGATGAAATACTGCAACAAGTCAAATAGCGGATTCGGTTTTACCATGGGCGGCTACAACGCAACCACCTGGGACGGCGAAGTGGAACATCTCCGCAAGAAGATGAAAGAACGTATGGCCTGGATGGACGAGCAGCTCGGTTTTACCGAACCCGCCAATCCTATCGTCACAGAGCCGGTCATCCATATTCCTAATGTAGAGGAAAAGAAGGATTCTTCAGTAATTGCACCCCCAACAGAATTGGTGGATTACACTAGACTTTCCCCCACAAATTACTTTGTAGAAAACGGTTCATATCTGGAAATTCAAACAGATATGGGCGGAACATTCGCCATCATTGACTTGAACGGATCCGTCCTGTACAAGACAAAGATTAAGGCAGGAAGAACTTCTATGAAGGTTCCCGCAAAGGCAATGAACAAACACTGGATTGCCACCCTTAACGGCAAAATGTTAAGTCGGTAA
- a CDS encoding glutamine--tRNA ligase/YqeY domain fusion protein: protein MDIPESSNFIQDIIVNDLQTGKRNKVLTRFPPEPNGYIHIGHAKSICLNFGTAKKFGGFTNLRFDDTNPTKEDVEYVDSIREDVKWLGFEWKEEFFASDYYDQIYAFAEKMIEMGKAYVEDLTRDEMQEYRGNDAGKPSKPSPYRDRSVEENMKLFREMRDGKYADGEKCLRAKVDLASPNMNMRDPVIYRTKHCTHHRTGDKWCIYPMYDFAHPISDWIEGITHSICTLEFEAHRPLYDWFLIELGLENRPQQIEFSRLNLTYTMMSKRKLLELVETKAVLGWNDPRMPTVCGFRRRGFTPSSIREFCSRIGVSKAESMVDVNLLYFCIREELNQSAKRAMAVIDPVKVVIDNWEDGKVEMVEVENNPNDPNAGTRQVPFSKELYIEAEDFMEEPPKKYFRLKPEGEVRLKGAYFVTCKSVEKDADGKVTVIHCEYDPLSKGGESPDGRKVKGTIHWVSAAHAVDAEVRLIDNLFTLEDPSDVPEGEDWHNYLNPESMVVKLAKLEPSLADAKMEDRFQFLRLGYFCLDSDDSKPGKLVFNRTVGLKDSFNPAK from the coding sequence ATGGATATTCCTGAATCTTCGAATTTTATTCAAGACATCATTGTCAATGATTTGCAGACCGGCAAGCGCAACAAGGTGTTGACCCGTTTCCCTCCGGAACCCAACGGTTACATCCACATTGGTCATGCAAAGTCCATCTGCCTGAACTTCGGTACCGCAAAGAAGTTCGGCGGTTTCACCAACCTCCGTTTCGATGACACCAATCCTACTAAGGAAGACGTGGAATATGTGGATTCTATCCGCGAAGACGTGAAGTGGCTCGGCTTTGAATGGAAGGAAGAATTCTTTGCATCTGACTACTACGACCAGATTTATGCATTCGCAGAAAAGATGATCGAAATGGGCAAGGCCTACGTTGAAGACCTGACCCGTGACGAAATGCAGGAATATCGCGGCAATGATGCTGGTAAACCCTCCAAGCCCAGCCCTTACCGCGACCGTAGTGTTGAAGAAAATATGAAGCTGTTCCGCGAAATGCGTGACGGCAAGTATGCTGATGGCGAAAAGTGCCTCCGCGCCAAGGTTGATCTGGCTAGCCCCAACATGAACATGCGCGACCCGGTGATCTACCGTACCAAGCACTGCACTCACCACCGCACTGGAGACAAGTGGTGCATCTACCCGATGTACGACTTTGCTCATCCCATTAGCGACTGGATCGAAGGCATTACTCACTCCATCTGTACCTTGGAATTTGAAGCCCATCGTCCGCTGTACGATTGGTTCCTTATTGAACTTGGCCTGGAGAACCGCCCCCAGCAGATTGAATTCTCTCGCCTGAACTTGACCTACACCATGATGAGTAAGCGTAAGCTTCTTGAACTGGTGGAAACCAAGGCAGTTCTTGGCTGGAACGACCCCCGTATGCCCACGGTATGCGGTTTCCGTCGTCGTGGCTTTACTCCCAGCTCCATCCGTGAATTCTGCAGCCGTATTGGTGTTTCCAAGGCTGAATCCATGGTGGACGTGAACCTCTTGTACTTCTGCATCCGCGAAGAACTGAACCAGAGCGCCAAGCGTGCTATGGCCGTTATTGACCCGGTGAAGGTTGTCATCGACAACTGGGAAGACGGCAAGGTTGAAATGGTTGAAGTGGAAAACAATCCTAACGACCCCAATGCAGGTACTCGTCAGGTTCCCTTCTCCAAGGAGCTGTACATCGAAGCTGAAGACTTCATGGAAGAACCTCCCAAGAAGTATTTCCGCCTAAAGCCGGAAGGCGAAGTCCGCTTGAAGGGCGCATACTTTGTGACCTGCAAGAGCGTCGAAAAGGATGCCGACGGCAAGGTGACTGTGATCCACTGCGAATACGACCCGCTGTCCAAGGGTGGCGAATCTCCCGATGGTCGTAAGGTCAAGGGCACTATCCACTGGGTAAGCGCTGCACACGCAGTAGACGCCGAGGTCCGCCTCATCGATAATTTGTTCACACTGGAAGATCCTTCCGATGTTCCCGAAGGTGAAGACTGGCACAACTACCTGAATCCTGAATCCATGGTGGTGAAGCTGGCTAAGCTGGAACCCAGCCTGGCCGACGCCAAGATGGAAGACCGCTTCCAGTTCCTGCGCCTGGGTTACTTCTGCCTGGATTCCGACGATTCCAAGCCGGGTAAGCTGGTGTTCAACCGCACTGTTGGCCTGAAGGACAGCTTCAATCCCGCGAAGTAA
- a CDS encoding AAA family ATPase encodes MESARKTINLFLKGKYSGNELKAELYKAGVAAMEEGWTFMDASFQLGGKARDDGMDGDEVEQTLRRAFSAEKRSTERKEEAPAPAAAAQPAPAAAQPVEGAPTMAMPIISPLSAGMISMEQMLALGLDTQSLELLQNFKIDPEALSIPWPAADWRKDLAKLLEATFEQDETIEFKISNTPNSTEELVENIVGQDDSIKKIMKGLDSPEGALLCINAIKGGQDATDESWHYRYVVVDNPKMSLAKQLAYYKALNLPCAALVNTGANSVQAWIKILANDEEEYNERVDFLFKTLDSQGFKVDPSNRNPHMMVRMPGVLRGGKQQYLIGLEQGAKNFKEWQEWVEYSLDGKPLIELASDSEEAPKKDQTIVENMLRAGEFFLFTAPPKSGKSLALMDLGLSICYGEDWFGNSTTSNDVLFINFELTKSVFLNRLHLLGAKRDLTANTPKFGFLNLRGTALSPIETAQLIAKRIQGAKKLENHDYKVVVIDPISAVLHNPKSTRLNGAPHQILMQMIDTIIALTGCAVVSCCNLDEYPYLEARADSVMTLTPVEGSLNMYQINGNFREFPKMLARECSWIYPRFYV; translated from the coding sequence ATGGAAAGCGCAAGAAAAACAATTAACCTGTTCTTGAAAGGCAAGTATAGCGGAAACGAATTAAAGGCTGAACTGTATAAGGCCGGTGTTGCCGCTATGGAAGAAGGCTGGACCTTTATGGACGCCAGCTTCCAGCTGGGCGGAAAAGCTCGCGATGACGGTATGGACGGAGACGAAGTGGAACAAACCCTTCGTCGAGCATTCTCCGCCGAAAAGAGATCAACCGAACGTAAGGAAGAAGCTCCTGCTCCAGCAGCGGCAGCACAACCAGCACCCGCTGCGGCACAACCCGTAGAAGGCGCGCCCACCATGGCCATGCCTATCATCTCCCCGCTTTCCGCCGGAATGATTTCCATGGAACAGATGCTGGCCCTGGGTCTGGATACCCAGTCCCTGGAACTGTTGCAGAACTTCAAGATTGATCCGGAAGCTCTTTCTATTCCATGGCCCGCAGCAGACTGGCGTAAGGATTTGGCAAAACTTCTGGAAGCAACCTTCGAGCAAGATGAAACCATCGAGTTCAAGATTTCCAACACCCCCAACAGCACCGAAGAGCTGGTGGAAAACATTGTTGGCCAGGACGACTCCATCAAGAAGATCATGAAGGGTCTGGATAGTCCTGAAGGTGCATTGCTCTGCATCAACGCCATTAAGGGCGGTCAGGATGCCACAGACGAAAGCTGGCATTACCGCTATGTGGTAGTGGACAACCCCAAGATGTCCTTGGCCAAGCAGTTGGCTTACTATAAGGCATTGAACCTCCCCTGCGCAGCTCTTGTAAATACTGGCGCAAACTCCGTGCAGGCCTGGATCAAGATTCTCGCCAACGACGAAGAAGAGTATAACGAACGCGTAGACTTTTTGTTCAAGACCTTGGACTCCCAGGGTTTCAAGGTGGACCCGTCCAACCGCAACCCCCACATGATGGTCCGTATGCCGGGCGTGCTCCGTGGTGGTAAGCAACAGTACCTCATCGGTCTGGAACAGGGCGCTAAGAACTTTAAGGAATGGCAGGAATGGGTTGAATACTCCCTAGATGGCAAGCCCCTGATTGAGCTGGCCAGCGATAGCGAAGAAGCACCCAAGAAGGACCAGACCATCGTGGAGAACATGCTTCGCGCTGGTGAATTCTTCCTGTTTACAGCACCTCCCAAAAGCGGTAAGTCTCTCGCCCTCATGGACCTGGGTCTTTCCATTTGCTACGGCGAAGACTGGTTCGGTAATTCCACCACCTCTAATGACGTTCTGTTTATCAACTTCGAACTGACGAAGTCCGTATTCCTAAACCGTCTACACCTGCTGGGTGCCAAGCGCGATCTGACGGCCAATACGCCGAAATTTGGTTTCCTGAATCTTCGAGGAACGGCACTGTCCCCCATCGAAACCGCACAGCTCATTGCAAAGCGAATCCAGGGTGCCAAGAAACTGGAAAACCACGACTATAAGGTGGTGGTCATCGACCCTATTTCCGCAGTGCTTCACAACCCCAAGTCTACCCGACTGAACGGCGCTCCCCACCAGATTTTGATGCAGATGATCGATACCATTATTGCCCTTACCGGCTGTGCTGTGGTATCCTGCTGCAACCTGGATGAGTATCCCTATCTGGAAGCTCGTGCAGACTCTGTCATGACTCTCACCCCTGTGGAAGGCAGCCTGAACATGTATCAGATTAACGGAAACTTCCGTGAATTCCCCAAGATGCTGGCCCGCGAATGCTCCTGGATTTACCCCAGGTTCTACGTCTAA